The following proteins are encoded in a genomic region of Cellulomonas sp. ES6:
- the pgeF gene encoding peptidoglycan editing factor PgeF, producing the protein MGVPVLEVDLGPGVRAGFTTRAGGVSAPPWDTLDLGLAVGDDPAHVRENRARVAAWAGAPVAWARQVHGSAVHVLGSVAEAGADAVADADALVTALPGTAVGVLVADCVPVLLADPVARVVGAVHAGRRGLVAGVLQAAVGALVARGADPARVRAVVGPAISGPRYEVPEELQREVAAVVPATACMTDRGTPGLDLPAGAAAVLRGAGVGDVRLTGWCTDTDARFYSHRRAQRAGEVTGRSAGVVALL; encoded by the coding sequence TCACCACCCGCGCCGGCGGTGTCAGCGCGCCCCCCTGGGACACGCTCGACCTCGGCCTCGCCGTCGGGGACGACCCGGCGCACGTGCGGGAGAACCGTGCGCGCGTGGCGGCGTGGGCCGGGGCGCCGGTCGCCTGGGCCCGGCAGGTGCACGGGTCCGCGGTGCACGTGCTGGGCTCGGTCGCCGAGGCCGGTGCCGACGCGGTGGCGGACGCCGACGCGCTCGTCACGGCGCTGCCCGGGACCGCCGTCGGCGTGCTCGTCGCGGACTGCGTCCCCGTGCTGCTCGCCGACCCGGTCGCCCGGGTCGTCGGCGCGGTGCACGCGGGCCGACGCGGCCTCGTCGCGGGCGTGCTCCAGGCGGCGGTCGGGGCGCTCGTCGCCCGGGGCGCGGACCCCGCCCGGGTGCGCGCGGTCGTCGGACCGGCGATCTCGGGCCCCCGCTACGAGGTCCCCGAGGAGCTGCAGCGCGAGGTCGCGGCCGTCGTGCCCGCCACGGCCTGCATGACCGACCGGGGCACGCCCGGCCTCGACCTGCCCGCGGGCGCGGCGGCCGTGCTGCGCGGGGCCGGCGTCGGGGACGTGCGGCTCACGGGGTGGTGCACGGACACCGACGCGCGCTTCTACTCGCACCGGCGGGCGCAGCGCGCGGGAGAGGTCACGGGGAGGTCCGCCGGCGTGGTCGCGCTGCTCTGA